A single genomic interval of Granulicella tundricola MP5ACTX9 harbors:
- a CDS encoding glutaminase family protein — translation MTTPLLAQELKPIKSSPRPPDTPLIAHDPYFSVWSNSDKLTDSTTRHWTGHPQPLASLIRVDGKTFRIMGRDPGSVPAMEQTAMELTPTHTRYRFAGGGVEVELAFFTPAFLDDLDVLSRPVTYLTWTAKATDGSQHMVSALLDASPEIATSFDHQAVTYSRQKVGSGEVVSVGTRDQAVLNRSGDDLRIDWGYFHLLAPQSEGSQLSISNQPEEVFQATGKIPEVDVMDGVVTTDRFAPHLAAAMNLGTVGTQSVSRHLLVSYTDTYSIQYLGQNLRPYWQRDGKPVATMLDEAARENASLEKRGVAFDQELTGDLTRTAGAHYAWLCTLSYRQSIAAHKLVADGDGQPMLFAKENFSNGDIATVDVMYPSAPLFLFFNPRLLEAQVRPVLQYAAMPNHWHFPFAPHDLGQYPLANGQEYGGGEKTEENQMPVEESANLLILVDGIARTGHTTTLAERYWPQLTQWAQYLKTHGLDPENQLTTDDFAGHVAHNSNLSIKAIDGLGAYADLAKLLHHDSEAKQYSALAKTMAGQWVGMAKEGDHYKLAFNSPGTWSQKYNLVWDKVLDYNLFPPSVRDAEIAYYKTKINQYGLPLDSRATYTKNDWTLWTATLAEKAEDFNALVDPIYLWSTETTSRVPLTDWYDTLSGKQVGFQARSVVGGLFIRALDDKALAEKWRRRSVRESESPAR, via the coding sequence ATGACGACTCCGCTTCTCGCTCAAGAGCTCAAGCCCATTAAGTCGTCGCCGCGCCCTCCTGATACACCTCTCATCGCGCACGATCCTTATTTCAGCGTCTGGTCCAACTCCGACAAGCTGACGGACTCGACAACCCGCCACTGGACAGGGCATCCCCAGCCTCTTGCGAGCCTTATCAGGGTAGATGGTAAGACGTTTCGCATCATGGGTCGTGATCCGGGATCGGTGCCCGCGATGGAGCAGACCGCAATGGAACTGACGCCCACTCATACGCGCTATCGATTTGCCGGCGGCGGCGTAGAGGTGGAGCTTGCTTTTTTTACGCCGGCATTCCTGGATGATCTGGATGTGCTGTCTCGTCCGGTGACGTACCTGACCTGGACTGCCAAGGCGACCGATGGGAGCCAGCACATGGTCTCCGCTCTGCTTGATGCTTCTCCGGAGATTGCAACCAGCTTTGACCATCAGGCGGTGACCTATTCACGGCAGAAAGTGGGTTCGGGGGAGGTCGTTTCTGTCGGCACCAGGGACCAAGCGGTGCTGAATCGGTCGGGGGATGATCTTCGCATCGATTGGGGATACTTTCACCTCCTAGCTCCTCAAAGCGAAGGGTCTCAGTTGTCCATCTCAAACCAGCCTGAGGAGGTCTTTCAAGCGACCGGCAAGATCCCGGAGGTTGACGTCATGGACGGTGTAGTGACCACGGACCGGTTTGCACCTCATCTTGCGGCTGCCATGAACCTGGGTACGGTGGGCACACAGAGTGTTTCGCGGCATCTGCTCGTCAGCTATACCGATACTTACTCCATTCAATACCTTGGACAGAATCTCCGTCCTTACTGGCAGCGGGATGGGAAGCCGGTCGCTACGATGCTGGATGAAGCCGCGCGAGAGAATGCATCTCTCGAAAAGCGCGGTGTGGCGTTCGACCAGGAACTGACCGGAGATCTTACTCGGACTGCTGGTGCGCACTATGCGTGGCTCTGCACGCTCAGCTATCGGCAGTCCATCGCAGCTCACAAGCTCGTTGCCGATGGCGATGGTCAACCTATGCTGTTTGCCAAGGAGAACTTTTCCAACGGCGATATCGCGACCGTCGATGTGATGTACCCCTCCGCGCCACTGTTCCTGTTCTTTAATCCTCGCCTGCTTGAAGCGCAGGTCCGGCCGGTGCTCCAATATGCAGCCATGCCCAACCACTGGCACTTCCCGTTTGCGCCCCATGATCTGGGTCAGTATCCCCTGGCAAATGGCCAAGAGTACGGGGGCGGCGAGAAGACAGAAGAAAATCAAATGCCTGTCGAGGAGAGCGCAAACCTTCTTATCCTTGTGGATGGTATTGCACGGACGGGCCACACAACAACTTTGGCTGAACGCTATTGGCCCCAACTCACACAGTGGGCGCAGTACCTCAAGACCCACGGGCTCGATCCAGAGAACCAATTGACCACCGACGACTTCGCTGGTCATGTCGCGCACAACAGCAACCTCTCCATCAAGGCGATCGATGGGCTTGGCGCGTACGCGGATCTGGCCAAGCTGCTGCATCATGACTCCGAAGCAAAGCAATACAGCGCACTGGCGAAGACGATGGCCGGCCAATGGGTCGGGATGGCAAAGGAAGGCGATCACTATAAACTGGCCTTCAATAGTCCCGGTACATGGAGCCAGAAGTACAACCTGGTTTGGGATAAGGTCCTGGATTACAACCTATTTCCTCCCAGCGTGCGGGATGCTGAGATTGCATACTACAAGACGAAGATCAATCAATACGGACTGCCCTTGGACAGCCGTGCGACCTACACCAAGAATGACTGGACCCTCTGGACTGCCACGCTGGCTGAGAAAGCAGAGGACTTCAACGCGTTGGTGGACCCCATCTATCTCTGGTCCACTGAAACGACGAGCCGGGTTCCACTTACAGACTGGTATGACACCCTCTCTGGGAAGCAGGTAGGGTTCCAAGCGAGAAGCGTCGTGGGCGGCCTGTTTATTCGGGCACTCGATGACAAGGCGTTGGCTGAAAAGTGGCGCCGTCGTAGTGTCAGGGAGTCAGAATCGCCAGCCCGATGA
- a CDS encoding CRTAC1 family protein — MTVDLQIGNARGIVLLLLWLCALQHSAQAQGDSQKSGTMSVNTGAARAAVLDEKRRPITAGGFVSSGPHVFDDVAARAGLSSWRHRMGTPEKKYILETLGSGVALLDYDNDGWLDIYLVNGSTYEAMAGKAAPPQAALFHNNHDGTFTDVTAKAGVGNGRWGIGVVAADYDNDGWPDLFVSNYGENRLFHNNHDGTFTDVAKAAGVELGNLSTGATWGDYDGDGRLDLFVPGYVHYDLQHPPPAAGSAAAEGRCNFRGVNVMCGPRGLKGEPDHLFHNNGNGTFTDVSVKAGVSDQKAAYYGLASLFVDVNNDGRLDLLVADDSTPNYLYINKGDGTFEDASFASGYALNESGRETASMGIAAGDMLHNGLIDLFNTTFSDDYKPLYRNDGDGNFTDVSYQYGIAEPTIPFLGWGTGFFDYDNDGWLDLMSVNGHVYPAVDETNWGTSWKQRLLLFHNNAGKLSVVPPVEGSGLAKVASARGMAYGDLFNDGHIDVVVNNMDEGPSLFRNVSDTVNHWIEFKMIGGSKSPRDAMGTTVYLTANGFTQRQDVISGGSYASSSDPRLHFGLGKSTTIAKIEIHWPSGLIEVVKQPGMDGIFKVTEGKGTVIKHMR, encoded by the coding sequence ATGACGGTGGATCTACAAATCGGCAACGCTCGCGGGATTGTCTTGCTGCTCCTGTGGCTGTGTGCGCTGCAGCACTCGGCACAGGCTCAGGGTGACTCTCAAAAATCCGGCACGATGAGCGTTAATACCGGAGCAGCACGCGCGGCAGTGCTCGATGAAAAGCGGCGTCCCATTACTGCTGGAGGCTTCGTTAGCTCAGGCCCGCATGTGTTCGATGACGTGGCTGCTCGTGCAGGACTCTCCAGTTGGCGTCACCGGATGGGTACACCGGAGAAGAAGTACATCCTTGAGACCTTGGGCTCAGGGGTAGCACTCCTGGACTATGACAACGATGGCTGGTTAGATATCTATCTGGTCAACGGGAGTACCTATGAGGCGATGGCGGGGAAAGCTGCCCCGCCTCAGGCCGCTCTCTTCCACAACAATCACGATGGAACATTTACAGATGTCACCGCCAAAGCCGGAGTGGGAAACGGTCGCTGGGGAATCGGCGTCGTCGCAGCGGACTATGACAACGACGGCTGGCCGGATCTCTTTGTCTCCAACTACGGCGAAAACAGGCTCTTCCACAACAACCACGACGGAACATTTACCGATGTTGCGAAGGCGGCAGGCGTCGAATTGGGTAATCTTTCGACGGGCGCAACCTGGGGCGACTATGACGGTGACGGGCGATTGGATCTGTTTGTGCCGGGGTACGTGCACTACGACCTGCAGCATCCGCCGCCAGCTGCCGGGAGCGCCGCAGCTGAGGGGCGGTGTAATTTTCGCGGAGTCAACGTGATGTGCGGACCGCGCGGCCTCAAAGGTGAGCCTGATCATCTGTTCCACAATAACGGGAATGGAACATTTACCGATGTCAGCGTAAAGGCTGGCGTATCAGACCAGAAGGCTGCGTACTACGGCCTTGCTTCGCTGTTTGTCGACGTCAATAACGACGGCCGGTTGGACCTGCTGGTAGCAGACGACTCAACTCCAAACTACCTCTACATCAACAAAGGGGATGGAACTTTTGAAGATGCTAGCTTTGCGTCCGGGTACGCGCTCAACGAGAGCGGACGCGAGACGGCCTCAATGGGGATCGCCGCCGGAGATATGCTACACAATGGCCTGATCGATCTCTTCAACACGACCTTCTCAGACGACTACAAACCGCTCTATCGCAACGATGGCGACGGCAACTTCACTGACGTCAGCTACCAGTATGGGATCGCGGAGCCGACGATCCCATTCCTGGGTTGGGGCACCGGCTTCTTCGACTACGACAATGACGGCTGGCTTGATCTTATGAGTGTCAACGGTCACGTATACCCCGCCGTCGATGAGACCAATTGGGGTACAAGCTGGAAGCAGCGTTTGCTGCTCTTTCACAACAACGCCGGCAAACTATCCGTGGTGCCTCCAGTGGAGGGAAGCGGGCTGGCGAAGGTCGCATCGGCTCGCGGCATGGCTTACGGCGACCTCTTCAACGATGGACACATCGACGTGGTCGTCAACAACATGGATGAGGGACCGTCGTTGTTCCGCAACGTAAGCGACACCGTGAATCACTGGATCGAATTCAAAATGATTGGGGGATCAAAGAGTCCAAGGGATGCCATGGGAACCACGGTCTACCTGACAGCGAACGGATTCACCCAGCGGCAGGACGTCATCAGCGGCGGCAGCTATGCGTCATCCTCCGATCCGCGACTGCACTTCGGACTGGGCAAATCTACAACAATTGCCAAAATTGAGATACATTGGCCGAGCGGGCTGATAGAGGTCGTGAAACAACCGGGGATGGACGGAATCTTCAAGGTGACAGAAGGCAAAGGAACCGTCATCAAGCACATGCGGTAA